ccccccccccccccccccccccccccccccccccccccgaatcCGGGGGAGAATCCCCCATTTTCTCACCTTTTATTCTGCAAAAACCCCCCGCTCCGaattcaccccaaatcctccccccgccaaaaaaaacccgaaaacCGAGGGGAcggaaaaccccaaatctcagcTCCAGGAAGGGTCGTAGCCCGTCCAGTCCGAGGGCGGCGCCAGGAAGACGCGGCGCCCGCGGCACACGAAGCTGACCACGCCGCGGTAGCCGGCGCGCGGAACGCCCGACTTGAGGTCGTCCATCAGGCCCAAAGCTTTGGCCAAAGCCTTGAAGGAATCCCTGCCCCGGTACTGGAGCCTGACCGGCCCCGGCTCCCGCCCCGCCTCCTTCTGGAGATCCTCCAGCTTGATTTCGGGGGCGGAGTAGACCTGGCGCAGGAAGAAACGTTCGTACTCGTCCTTCTTGAGGTAAGAAAGGTCCAGCTGGGTGAAAGGCACGAAGCGGTCGTTGAGTTTGATGAATTTCAGGTACTGGTCGAAGAACTGGCCGTGGCTGACGCCCTTGCGGCCGAAGGTCATCGTCCTGGACACCTCGGGCCGGACGCAGGAGCGGCCGCGCCGCTGCTCCGGCTGCCTCATCCAATCGTCCCAGAAGGCCGGCGGCCACTTGGGCTCCAGCTCGTCCCACAGCTcggccagcagcagccagcccaagCCGGGGAAGAAGTCGGTGCGGTAGAGGAGCTCGGCGCGGCCGGGGTCCACCAGGC
Above is a genomic segment from Ficedula albicollis isolate OC2 unplaced genomic scaffold, FicAlb1.5 N00786, whole genome shotgun sequence containing:
- the MGAT1 gene encoding alpha-1,3-mannosyl-glycoprotein 2-beta-N-acetylglucosaminyltransferase, encoding TFRYRAAIVVEDDLEVAPDFFEYFQAVLPLLKGDPSLWCASAWNDNGKEGLVDPGRAELLYRTDFFPGLGWLLLAELWDELEPKWPPAFWDDWMRQPEQRRGRSCVRPEVSRTMTFGRKGVSHGQFFDQYLKFIKLNDRFVPFTQLDLSYLKKDEYERFFLRQVYSAPEIKLEDLQKEAGREPGPVRLQYRGRDSFKALAKALGLMDDLKSGVPRAGYRGVVSFVCRGRRVFLAPPSDWTGYDPSWS